A genomic segment from Candidatus Poribacteria bacterium encodes:
- a CDS encoding GNAT family N-acetyltransferase gives MTWAMEKHVSDAELMKMQVEALFTQDENGHLQRINEPDGDTKPAPRFFFGYTNAGSICRFRHDLPDDVIAQLKEVAAAEPLSTNSQKIPRNRRQFEDILQSHAPIEHVWIGPAYRFPKDIIPPTNIVQLSCKNSGLLKGDFAEMVSELNSFQPYSAVIEDSQAVSICRSVRVSSRAHEAGVDTLVGYRRRGYATTVVAAWALAVRALNRIPLYSTSWDNLASQGVARRLGLVQYGVDYHVT, from the coding sequence ATGACTTGGGCCATGGAAAAACATGTATCTGACGCAGAACTGATGAAAATGCAGGTTGAGGCACTATTCACGCAGGATGAGAATGGGCACCTTCAGCGCATCAATGAACCTGATGGTGACACAAAACCAGCACCTCGTTTCTTCTTTGGATACACCAACGCAGGTTCAATCTGTCGATTCCGGCACGACCTTCCCGACGATGTGATTGCACAACTGAAGGAAGTCGCTGCTGCTGAACCGTTGTCCACGAATTCCCAGAAAATTCCAAGGAACCGTAGGCAATTCGAGGATATCCTTCAAAGTCATGCCCCGATTGAACACGTCTGGATCGGACCTGCTTATCGCTTTCCTAAAGATATTATACCCCCGACAAATATCGTCCAACTATCATGTAAAAATTCAGGACTCCTAAAGGGAGACTTTGCCGAAATGGTGTCGGAACTAAACAGTTTCCAACCCTATTCGGCAGTCATAGAGGATTCGCAGGCGGTGTCAATTTGCCGAAGTGTCCGCGTATCATCACGTGCTCACGAAGCAGGTGTTGATACGCTGGTTGGTTATCGTCGACGCGGATATGCGACGACGGTTGTCGCGGCTTGGGCACTCGCTGTCCGTGCCTTGAACCGCATTCCTCTCTATAGCACATCGTGGGACAATCTGGCTTCTCAAGGTGTGGCACGACGATTAGGTTTGGTGCAGTATGGGGTGGACTATCATGTGACATGA